A genomic window from Streptomyces sp. HUAS YS2 includes:
- a CDS encoding alpha/beta fold hydrolase: MTSEKAQTDDTGPSVAREQHDPAEESVRVRSSGGAEFVVRLLRAERPDAPVALVVPAMGARARFYAPFARGLHQGGLHVAVTDLRGQGESTPMARRGVAYGYREMVDDDLPAVARAVSAAFPRSPVVLIGHSLGGQLALLSSATELTGVHAVVLTAAGSVWWRGFGWVRGPRNLVGSQLFAALATVLGYWPGERLGFGGTQPTAVMRDWARQGRTGRYTLRGSDTDYEAALARLTLPVLAVGVENDSLAPPGATDHLLQKIPAAPVSRWHYSEALASSHRLDHFRWVRHSDGMSAYITDWIFGTLTTQEGQLR; the protein is encoded by the coding sequence GTGACCTCGGAGAAGGCGCAGACGGACGATACGGGACCGTCGGTGGCGCGGGAGCAGCACGATCCCGCCGAGGAGTCCGTACGGGTACGGTCGTCAGGAGGCGCGGAGTTCGTGGTCCGGCTACTGCGTGCGGAGCGGCCAGACGCCCCCGTGGCGCTCGTGGTACCGGCGATGGGGGCGCGGGCGCGGTTCTACGCTCCCTTTGCCCGCGGGCTGCACCAGGGCGGCCTGCACGTGGCGGTCACGGACCTCCGTGGCCAGGGCGAGAGCACCCCGATGGCACGCCGCGGAGTGGCTTACGGGTACCGGGAGATGGTCGATGACGACCTTCCCGCGGTCGCCCGTGCGGTCTCCGCCGCGTTCCCGCGGTCGCCGGTGGTACTCATCGGGCACAGCCTCGGCGGCCAGCTCGCGCTGCTCAGCAGCGCGACCGAGCTCACCGGGGTGCACGCCGTCGTGCTGACAGCGGCCGGGTCGGTCTGGTGGCGGGGGTTCGGCTGGGTGCGTGGGCCCCGTAACCTGGTCGGCAGCCAGCTGTTCGCGGCGCTCGCCACGGTGCTCGGCTACTGGCCCGGGGAACGGCTCGGCTTCGGTGGCACCCAGCCCACGGCAGTGATGCGGGACTGGGCGCGGCAGGGCCGCACCGGCCGCTACACGCTGCGAGGCAGCGACACCGACTACGAGGCGGCGCTCGCGCGGCTGACGCTTCCCGTCCTCGCGGTCGGCGTGGAGAACGACAGCCTGGCGCCGCCCGGCGCGACGGACCATCTGCTGCAGAAGATCCCGGCTGCCCCAGTGAGCCGGTGGCACTACTCCGAGGCCCTTGCAAGCAGTCACCGGCTGGACCACTTCAGGTGGGTCCGGCACAGCGACGGCATGAGCGCGTACATCACGGACTGGATCTTCGGCACGCTCACCACGCAGGAGGGACAACTGAGGTGA
- a CDS encoding type II toxin-antitoxin system VapB family antitoxin: MAKVNITLDAELVVEVMVLAGIGSPQDAIEAIVRDYVARGHRTEARTELKDRHLRDLDVKPQDPQG, from the coding sequence GTGGCCAAGGTCAATATCACGCTGGACGCCGAACTCGTAGTGGAAGTGATGGTCCTGGCGGGGATCGGCTCGCCCCAGGACGCGATCGAGGCGATCGTGCGGGACTACGTCGCCCGTGGCCACCGCACGGAGGCCCGCACCGAGCTCAAGGACCGGCATCTGCGCGACCTCGACGTCAAGCCGCAGGATCCGCAAGGCTGA
- a CDS encoding NAD(P)/FAD-dependent oxidoreductase, producing the protein MIDLLVVGGGPAGLATAIHGALAGLDVVVAEPRPAPVDKACGEGLMPGAVRALDALDVEVTGWPLRGIRYADAVGERRAEAVFRAGHGLGARRTVLHEALTARVAQLGVPVIRHRVRQVIQHDTHVTADGMAARYLVAADGLHSPTRRALGLSVRPAAPRQPSRYGLRRHYAIEPWSDLVEVHWSAACEAYVTPLSPRQVGIAVLTSEQLPYDAQLARFPLLATRLAEAGRTPVRGAGPLRQQARSRVAGRVLFVGDAAGYVDALTGEGLTLALTAAAELVRCLREGRPQAYERAWCRLSRNYRLLTRSLLWARNQPRLAPLITPAAARFPGLFQHTVNLLA; encoded by the coding sequence GTGATCGACCTCCTCGTCGTGGGCGGCGGCCCGGCGGGCCTGGCCACCGCGATCCACGGAGCACTGGCCGGGCTCGACGTCGTGGTCGCCGAACCGCGTCCCGCGCCCGTCGACAAAGCCTGCGGGGAGGGCCTGATGCCGGGCGCGGTGCGCGCCTTGGACGCCCTGGACGTCGAGGTGACCGGCTGGCCCTTGCGCGGGATTCGCTACGCGGACGCAGTTGGCGAGCGGCGCGCCGAAGCCGTGTTCCGGGCGGGCCACGGACTCGGCGCGCGCCGCACCGTGCTGCACGAGGCACTCACCGCCCGGGTCGCCCAACTCGGCGTTCCGGTCATCCGGCACCGAGTTCGCCAGGTGATCCAGCACGACACCCACGTCACGGCGGACGGGATGGCCGCCCGCTATCTCGTGGCAGCAGACGGACTGCACTCACCGACCCGTCGGGCGCTCGGCCTGAGCGTTCGGCCGGCCGCCCCTCGGCAGCCATCGCGGTACGGGCTGCGGCGCCACTACGCCATCGAGCCGTGGAGCGACTTGGTGGAGGTGCACTGGTCGGCGGCCTGCGAGGCCTACGTCACTCCTTTGAGCCCGCGTCAGGTCGGCATTGCCGTCCTGACGTCCGAACAGCTCCCGTACGATGCCCAACTGGCCCGATTCCCGCTGTTGGCGACCCGGCTCGCCGAAGCAGGCCGGACGCCGGTCCGGGGCGCGGGTCCGCTCCGCCAGCAGGCCCGCTCCCGGGTGGCCGGCCGAGTCCTGTTCGTGGGCGACGCAGCCGGGTATGTCGACGCTCTGACGGGCGAGGGCCTCACCCTCGCCCTGACGGCGGCCGCCGAGTTGGTGCGCTGCCTGCGCGAGGGTCGGCCGCAGGCGTACGAACGCGCGTGGTGCCGGCTGTCCCGCAATTACCGGCTGCTGACCAGGTCCCTGCTGTGGGCCCGCAACCAGCCCCGGCTGGCACCCCTGATCACCCCTGCTGCGGCCCGCTTCCCCGGACTTTTCCAGCACACCGTGAACCTGCTCGCCTGA
- a CDS encoding isoprenylcysteine carboxyl methyltransferase family protein produces MTPYTVLVLLVVAERFAELVVARGNAAWSRARGAHERGAGHYPAMVALHTALLFGCLVEPWAADRPFLPLLGWPALVLVLAAQGLRWWCIRTLGPRWNTRVLIVPGLPLVTAGPYRHLRHPNYLAVAVEGLALPLVHTAWMTALGFFLLNAALMTVRIPCEDDALACARPLPAPEAAP; encoded by the coding sequence ATGACGCCGTACACCGTGCTGGTCCTGCTGGTCGTCGCCGAACGGTTCGCGGAACTGGTCGTGGCGCGCGGCAACGCTGCCTGGAGCCGCGCTCGGGGCGCCCACGAACGAGGGGCCGGGCACTACCCGGCGATGGTCGCCCTGCATACGGCGCTGCTGTTCGGCTGCCTCGTGGAGCCCTGGGCGGCCGATCGGCCTTTCTTGCCCCTGCTCGGCTGGCCTGCTCTGGTCCTCGTGCTCGCCGCCCAGGGGCTGCGGTGGTGGTGCATCAGAACCCTCGGTCCTCGCTGGAACACCCGCGTGCTGATCGTCCCCGGTCTCCCGCTGGTCACCGCCGGCCCCTACCGGCACCTGCGCCACCCCAACTACCTGGCGGTCGCCGTCGAGGGCCTGGCCCTTCCCCTGGTACACACGGCCTGGATGACCGCCCTGGGCTTCTTCCTGCTGAACGCCGCCCTGATGACCGTACGCATCCCGTGCGAGGACGACGCGCTGGCTTGCGCCCGCCCCCTTCCGGCCCCGGAGGCGGCCCCGTGA
- a CDS encoding type III polyketide synthase, giving the protein MTRVLAVSTVFPPHRYRQQEITDVLASCLPSGADGALLRRLHGAAQVETRHLALPLDRYRELGGFGHTNRLFVELAVGLGAEAVQRALEEAGVRAEEIDLVVSTTVTGIAAPSLEARLAEHVGLRPDVKRVPLFGLGCSGGAAGLARVHDFLTGRPGGTALLLSTELCSLTLQPADTSPANLVAGSLFGDGAAALVAIGGEHHNATARGAGSSGPVVVATRSRLYPGTSHLLGWDVGDWGFRMVLGREIPELVRLHVAEEIESFLAGHDLKPRDVAAWICHPGGPRILDALADELGLPDTALAPSRRALASTGNLSSASVLQILRDTCVEAPPTGATGLMVAFGPGFSSELVLLAW; this is encoded by the coding sequence ATGACACGCGTCCTCGCGGTGAGCACGGTGTTCCCGCCGCATCGCTACAGGCAGCAGGAGATCACCGACGTCCTCGCATCCTGCCTGCCGTCCGGGGCCGACGGCGCGCTCCTGCGCCGGCTGCACGGCGCGGCCCAGGTGGAGACGCGCCACCTCGCCCTCCCCCTGGACCGGTACCGGGAACTCGGCGGCTTCGGCCACACCAACCGTCTGTTCGTCGAACTTGCCGTCGGCCTGGGCGCCGAGGCCGTCCAGCGGGCACTCGAAGAAGCGGGTGTGCGGGCCGAGGAGATCGACCTGGTCGTCTCGACGACCGTGACCGGCATCGCGGCGCCTTCCCTGGAGGCGCGGCTGGCCGAACACGTAGGGCTGAGGCCCGACGTCAAGCGGGTACCGCTTTTCGGGCTCGGCTGCTCCGGCGGGGCGGCGGGGCTGGCCCGGGTCCACGACTTCCTCACCGGCCGTCCAGGCGGTACGGCGCTCCTCCTGTCCACCGAACTGTGCTCGCTCACCTTGCAGCCGGCCGACACCTCGCCGGCGAACCTGGTGGCGGGCAGCCTGTTCGGGGACGGGGCCGCCGCGCTGGTGGCGATCGGCGGCGAACACCACAACGCGACAGCGCGCGGGGCCGGCTCGTCCGGGCCGGTGGTCGTGGCCACCCGCAGCCGCCTGTACCCGGGGACCAGCCACCTGCTGGGCTGGGACGTCGGCGACTGGGGCTTCCGCATGGTTCTGGGTCGGGAGATCCCCGAGCTCGTCAGGCTTCACGTGGCGGAGGAGATCGAGTCCTTCCTCGCCGGCCACGACCTCAAACCGAGGGACGTCGCGGCCTGGATCTGCCATCCTGGCGGCCCTAGGATCCTGGACGCGCTAGCCGACGAGCTCGGCCTGCCGGACACCGCCCTGGCTCCCTCCCGGCGCGCGCTGGCCTCCACGGGAAACCTGTCCTCCGCCTCGGTGTTGCAGATCCTGCGCGACACCTGCGTCGAAGCTCCGCCGACGGGAGCGACCGGCCTCATGGTCGCCTTCGGACCGGGCTTCTCCTCCGAACTCGTACTGCTGGCCTGGTGA
- a CDS encoding UbiA family prenyltransferase, which translates to MPATTDEGVTSATPAAGSAKAQRLALAGFLRLLKASHPLPAAAVTLLTALLAAAVGLGPAAGTTAVAAVATGQLSVGWCNDRLDMRRDAAAGRRDKPLAAAEVRPGVVAAAAGAALIVCVPLSLACGARAGSVHLGCVAAAWSYNLWLKRTPASWLPYTVAFGLLPAFLTLTSRPGGWPPVWLTAAAALLGTSAHFANTLPDIDEDIAGGVLGLPQRLGRRGSIVLAAVLAFASCAVLTCGPAGPVTSADRLLLGVTSALCLAAVAAPPVLARGRMPFLVVLLLAGADAALLVLAGLALPAD; encoded by the coding sequence ATGCCCGCCACCACCGACGAAGGAGTCACCTCAGCCACCCCGGCCGCCGGGTCCGCGAAGGCCCAGCGGCTCGCCCTCGCAGGCTTCCTGAGGCTCCTCAAAGCCAGTCACCCACTGCCGGCCGCCGCTGTCACGCTGCTCACCGCCCTGCTTGCCGCCGCCGTCGGGCTCGGCCCCGCCGCCGGGACCACAGCGGTGGCCGCGGTCGCCACGGGCCAGCTGTCGGTCGGCTGGTGCAACGACCGACTGGACATGCGGCGCGACGCGGCGGCCGGCCGCCGCGACAAGCCGCTCGCCGCAGCAGAGGTGCGGCCGGGAGTGGTGGCCGCGGCGGCGGGTGCGGCCTTGATCGTCTGTGTCCCGCTGTCGTTGGCCTGCGGCGCCCGGGCCGGATCGGTCCACCTCGGCTGCGTTGCAGCCGCCTGGTCCTACAACCTGTGGCTGAAGCGCACGCCCGCTTCCTGGTTGCCGTACACCGTCGCGTTCGGACTGCTCCCCGCCTTCCTGACACTGACCTCGCGGCCGGGCGGCTGGCCGCCGGTGTGGCTGACGGCCGCGGCCGCCCTGCTGGGGACGAGTGCACACTTCGCCAACACCCTGCCCGACATCGACGAGGACATCGCGGGCGGTGTTCTGGGTCTCCCGCAAAGACTCGGACGACGCGGATCCATCGTGCTGGCCGCCGTTCTGGCCTTCGCCTCCTGTGCGGTGCTGACCTGCGGACCCGCCGGTCCGGTGACCTCCGCCGACCGGCTGCTGCTGGGCGTGACATCGGCCCTGTGTCTGGCGGCGGTGGCCGCACCTCCCGTCCTGGCACGCGGCCGGATGCCCTTCCTGGTCGTCCTGCTGCTCGCCGGAGCCGACGCCGCACTCCTCGTCCTGGCCGGCCTCGCTCTCCCTGCCGACTGA
- a CDS encoding SDR family oxidoreductase, translating to MGIRGHSRPLRGRTVVVTGAARGLGAALARAFDDRGARLALLGLEGAGLQEVAASLRNETACWEVDVTDDAAMADTAGEVRTRLGAASLVVGNAGVAEGGPFADSDPLVWRRVIEVNLIGSAATARCFLPDLLETRGYYLQVASLAAMGTSPLMSAYCASKAGVESFAHALRAELAHRGVAVGIAYINWTDTDMIRDADRHAVLRELRAHMPPPARKVYPADQVAERLAVAAERRATSVYMPVWLRAVQPVRACLPAVVTRVARSELPRLERTRPFEATGLLGAGGHADERHDASRRLGSGSAEEPGR from the coding sequence ATGGGCATACGAGGTCACAGTCGGCCCCTGCGGGGCCGCACGGTCGTGGTTACCGGAGCGGCGCGCGGGCTGGGAGCGGCCCTGGCGCGGGCATTCGACGACCGGGGTGCGCGATTGGCCCTTCTGGGCTTGGAAGGGGCAGGCCTCCAAGAGGTCGCGGCCTCATTGCGCAACGAAACCGCCTGCTGGGAAGTCGACGTGACCGACGACGCGGCCATGGCAGACACGGCCGGAGAGGTCCGAACCCGCCTCGGAGCGGCATCCCTGGTGGTCGGCAACGCAGGCGTTGCCGAAGGAGGCCCGTTCGCCGACTCCGATCCACTGGTCTGGCGCCGAGTCATCGAGGTCAACCTGATCGGCAGTGCGGCGACAGCACGCTGCTTCCTGCCCGACCTCCTCGAGACTCGCGGCTACTACCTGCAGGTCGCCTCGCTGGCGGCCATGGGGACGTCCCCTCTCATGAGCGCCTACTGCGCCTCCAAAGCCGGCGTCGAGTCCTTCGCCCACGCCCTGCGCGCGGAACTCGCCCACCGAGGTGTGGCAGTCGGCATCGCCTACATCAACTGGACCGATACCGACATGATCCGGGACGCTGACCGTCACGCCGTCCTGCGCGAGTTGCGCGCCCACATGCCGCCGCCCGCACGCAAGGTGTACCCGGCGGATCAGGTCGCCGAGCGGCTGGCCGTCGCCGCGGAGCGACGCGCGACATCCGTGTACATGCCGGTCTGGCTTCGTGCCGTCCAACCCGTGCGTGCTTGTCTCCCGGCCGTGGTGACCCGCGTCGCCCGCAGTGAACTGCCGCGCCTGGAGCGTACGCGGCCCTTCGAAGCCACTGGACTGCTGGGCGCCGGCGGCCACGCGGACGAACGCCACGACGCCTCGCGGCGTTTGGGATCGGGGAGCGCGGAAGAACCCGGCAGGTAG